A single window of Salmo trutta unplaced genomic scaffold, fSalTru1.1, whole genome shotgun sequence DNA harbors:
- the LOC115186795 gene encoding zinc finger protein 180-like — protein KKPYCCSDCGKRFTTSSGMKIHQRIHTGEKPYSCGQCGKSFDTSSHLIVHQRTHTGEKPYSCTQCGKSFSHSNSLISHQRTHTGEKSYSCDECGNSFTTSRILTLHQRIHTGEKPYSCTQCGRSFTQSPSLISHQRTHTGEKPFNCAQCGKSFTRSTGLISHQRTHTGEKPYSFDECGKSFVLSNSLTKHRRTHTGETPYSCDECGKSFVTSNSLTKHRRTHTGEKPYSCVQCGKSFTESSCLTKHQRKHTGEKPFSCNQCGKS, from the coding sequence aagaaaccttactgctgctctgactgtgggaaaagattcaccacctcatcaggcatgaaaattcatcagagaatccacacaggagagaaaccttatagctgtggtcaatgtgggaagagttttgatacatctagccatcttattgtacaccaaagaacacacacaggagagaaaccgtatagctgtactcaatgtgggaagagctttagtCATTCaaacagcctgatatcacaccagagaacacacacaggagagaaatcttatagctgtgatgaatgtgggaataGTTTTACAACATCGCGTATACTGACTCttcaccagagaatacacacaggagagaaaccttatagctgtactcaatgtgggaggagttttactcaatcacccagcctgatatcacaccagagaacacacacaggagagaaaccttttaactgtgctcaatgtgggaagagttttactaggtcaaccggcctgatatcacaccagagaacacacacaggagagaaaccttatagctttgatgaatgtgggaagagttttgttttatctaacagtctgactaaacaccggagaacacacacaggagagacaccttatagctgtgatgaatgtgggaagagttttgttacatctaacagtctgactaaacaccggagaacacacacaggagagaaaccatatagctgtgttcaatgtgggaagagctttactgagtctagctgtctgactaaacaccagagaaaacacacaggagagaagccttttagctgtaatcaatgtgggaagagt